Proteins encoded within one genomic window of Empedobacter falsenii:
- the purH gene encoding bifunctional phosphoribosylaminoimidazolecarboxamide formyltransferase/IMP cyclohydrolase — protein sequence MQKQALISVSDKSNLLEFAKFLVEQDYKILSTGGTYKHLQDNGIEVTEVKDVTGFPEILDGRVKSLHPAIHGGIMARRSDENHMATIAEHGINPIDIVIVNLYPFFEKMNTGLSEAEMIEFIDIGGPSMLRSSAKNFYDVTVVTDVNDYEVVMNEIRENGSTSIETRKLCAGKVFNLTSAYDAAISTYILGEDFPQFLESSYEKVMDLRYGENPHQKAAYYVDKTKNGAMKDFEYLQGKELSFNNIRDMDLAYKVVSEFEEITCCAVKHSTPCGVAIGDNVLEAYEKAYECDPMSIFGGIIAFNREVDGKTAVELNKIFLEIVIAPSFTEEALEIFKQKKNLRIIKVKNPVSDKVTYVKVDGGLIVQSTDNQFSTDLKVVTEAQPTDRQMTDLVFAQKIVKWVKSNAIVVATNGQAYGIGGGQTNRIWAAQQAIARAKEKVEEDLVLASDAFFPFRDVADFAAENGIKAIIQPGGSIKDQESIDACNEREIPMVFTGMRHFMH from the coding sequence ATGCAAAAACAAGCGCTAATCAGTGTTTCGGACAAGTCAAACTTGTTAGAATTTGCAAAATTCTTGGTTGAGCAAGACTACAAAATCTTATCAACTGGAGGAACTTACAAACATTTACAAGACAATGGAATTGAAGTTACAGAAGTAAAAGATGTAACTGGTTTTCCTGAGATTTTAGATGGTCGCGTAAAATCTTTACATCCTGCAATTCATGGTGGTATTATGGCGCGTCGTTCGGACGAAAACCATATGGCAACAATTGCAGAACATGGAATTAACCCAATCGATATCGTTATTGTAAATCTTTATCCATTCTTCGAAAAGATGAATACAGGTCTTTCTGAAGCAGAGATGATTGAATTTATTGATATTGGTGGACCATCAATGTTACGTTCTTCTGCAAAGAATTTTTATGATGTAACGGTTGTAACGGATGTGAATGATTATGAAGTTGTGATGAATGAAATTCGCGAGAATGGTTCAACTTCTATCGAAACGCGTAAATTATGTGCTGGTAAAGTATTCAACTTAACTTCTGCTTACGATGCGGCGATTTCTACTTACATTTTAGGAGAAGATTTCCCTCAATTTTTAGAGTCTTCTTACGAAAAAGTGATGGATTTACGTTACGGAGAAAATCCACATCAAAAAGCGGCTTATTATGTTGATAAAACAAAAAATGGTGCAATGAAAGATTTCGAATATTTACAAGGAAAAGAACTTTCTTTCAATAATATTCGTGATATGGATTTGGCTTATAAAGTGGTTTCAGAATTTGAAGAAATAACTTGTTGTGCAGTGAAACATTCAACACCTTGTGGAGTGGCGATTGGAGATAATGTTTTAGAAGCTTATGAAAAAGCTTATGAATGTGATCCAATGTCAATTTTTGGTGGAATTATAGCTTTCAATAGAGAGGTTGATGGAAAAACTGCGGTTGAATTAAATAAAATTTTCTTAGAAATTGTGATTGCGCCTTCATTTACAGAAGAAGCATTAGAGATTTTCAAACAAAAGAAGAATTTACGAATCATCAAAGTCAAAAATCCTGTTTCGGATAAAGTAACTTACGTAAAAGTTGATGGAGGATTAATTGTTCAGTCTACAGATAATCAGTTTTCAACAGATCTTAAAGTTGTAACAGAAGCTCAACCGACAGATCGTCAAATGACAGATTTAGTTTTTGCTCAAAAAATTGTAAAATGGGTAAAATCTAACGCGATTGTTGTAGCGACGAATGGTCAAGCTTACGGAATCGGAGGTGGCCAAACGAACCGTATTTGGGCGGCTCAACAAGCGATTGCACGTGCAAAAGAAAAAGTGGAAGAAGATTTAGTATTAGCTTCAGATGCATTTTTCCCTTTCCGTGATGTAGCAGATTTTGCAGCAGAAAATGGAATTAAAGCAATTATTCAACCAGGAGGATCAATTAAAGATCAAGAATCTATTGATGCTTGTAACGAACGTGAAATTCCGATGGTTTTCACAGGAATGAGACATTTTATGCACTAA
- the purN gene encoding phosphoribosylglycinamide formyltransferase has translation MKIAVFVSGGGTNLQNIIDAVEDGTLPNVEISMVMADRDCYAIERSLDKDIRTYVLDRKTFSEDAEHNLEGEEIDLIVLAGFLTILSPEFTTKWGAKMINIHPALLPKFGGKGMYGAKVHKAVLEAGEKTSGATVHFVTAGVDEGQIICQGTFEIEEGDEVADLQRKVAEVESEIYIKAIKQISEA, from the coding sequence ATGAAAATAGCTGTATTTGTTTCCGGTGGCGGAACAAATCTTCAAAATATTATTGATGCAGTTGAAGACGGAACGTTACCAAATGTCGAAATTTCGATGGTAATGGCAGACCGCGACTGTTATGCAATAGAACGATCGTTGGATAAAGATATCCGAACGTATGTCTTAGATCGAAAAACTTTTTCGGAAGATGCCGAACATAATTTAGAAGGAGAAGAAATCGACTTAATTGTTTTGGCAGGTTTTTTAACCATATTATCTCCAGAATTTACCACGAAATGGGGCGCGAAAATGATTAATATTCATCCTGCATTATTACCAAAATTTGGTGGAAAAGGAATGTATGGAGCAAAGGTTCACAAAGCGGTTTTAGAAGCTGGCGAAAAAACATCAGGAGCAACTGTACATTTTGTGACTGCTGGTGTAGACGAAGGACAAATCATTTGTCAAGGAACTTTTGAGATCGAAGAAGGTGACGAAGTAGCAGATTTACAGCGTAAAGTTGCTGAGGTAGAAAGTGAAATCTACATCAAGGCAATCAAGCAAATCAGCGAAGCATAA
- a CDS encoding FKBP-type peptidyl-prolyl cis-trans isomerase codes for MSIENNNVVSVNYSLHTIEANGEKVFVEQSNAEEPLTFLFGAGMMIPKFEEELKELAVGDKKSFVITPAEGYGERVEEAVAQLPLDMFKESGLPPVGAILPLTDDAGNQFRASVVEVTEDAVIADLNPPMAGKTLEFEVEVLNVRPATEEELSHGHAHGIDGTQGH; via the coding sequence ATGTCAATAGAAAACAACAATGTAGTTTCAGTAAACTACTCATTACATACCATCGAAGCGAATGGTGAAAAAGTATTTGTAGAACAATCAAATGCAGAAGAACCATTAACTTTTTTATTCGGAGCTGGAATGATGATTCCAAAATTTGAAGAAGAATTAAAAGAATTAGCAGTTGGTGATAAAAAATCATTCGTAATTACTCCAGCAGAAGGATACGGTGAAAGAGTAGAAGAAGCTGTTGCTCAATTACCTTTAGATATGTTCAAAGAATCTGGATTACCACCAGTTGGAGCAATTTTACCTTTAACTGATGATGCAGGAAATCAATTCCGTGCTTCAGTTGTAGAGGTAACAGAAGATGCTGTAATTGCAGATTTGAATCCTCCAATGGCAGGAAAAACATTAGAATTTGAAGTTGAAGTTTTAAATGTTCGTCCAGCAACTGAGGAAGAATTATCTCACGGACACGCACATGGAATTGATGGAACTCAAGGTCACTAA
- a CDS encoding AAA family ATPase yields MQQSKALAILKSGRNVFLTGSAGAGKTYVLNQYIQYLKQHGVPVAITASTGIAATHMNGQTIHSWAGIGIKDYVSDRYLASLRDKKYFRDKMDKVKVLIIDEISMLHRNQLDAVDYVLKFFKQNDEPFGGVQVIFSGDFFQLPPIGEEWEESKDKFCFMSDAWVQSKVHICYLTEQYRQTNNALNDILNEIRSGNISQKTVDLLESRIEYFPDEIDSQTRLYTHNMDVDRINKGQLINIDSSSKIFEAKVAGNPALVEVLKKSVLAEEILELKIGAKVMFVRNNFEVGFVNGTLGNVSGYTEKDEPIIKTLDGEFYVVKPETWAIEDESGKALASFTQVPLRLAWAITIHKSQGMTLDSAFIDLSKAFEKGQGYVALSRLRDLNSLMLHGLNQTALEIDSLAMKADRRFQVLSNEMDEFLDEKELQNSWAAFIRYSGGTLDKKQIAKNIEKNKTKEKGQKKSTYEITLEYVKEGLTLEQISEKRGLTTSAIVDHIGKIKESEPDLDYSKFKPSDKIIDKVRLAYSEIEFEENKVLKPIYDYFNGEIGYEDIKKALLFID; encoded by the coding sequence ATGCAACAATCTAAGGCTTTGGCAATTCTAAAATCTGGTCGAAATGTATTTTTAACAGGTTCTGCGGGTGCCGGAAAAACTTATGTGTTAAATCAATACATTCAGTATCTTAAACAACATGGCGTTCCTGTTGCTATAACAGCTTCTACGGGAATTGCAGCAACGCACATGAATGGTCAAACGATACATTCATGGGCTGGAATTGGAATAAAAGATTATGTTTCGGATCGATATTTAGCTTCGCTTCGCGACAAGAAATATTTTCGTGATAAAATGGACAAAGTAAAAGTCTTGATTATTGATGAAATCTCGATGTTGCACCGAAATCAGTTGGATGCGGTTGATTATGTATTGAAATTTTTCAAACAAAATGATGAACCTTTTGGAGGTGTCCAAGTTATTTTTTCGGGAGATTTTTTCCAGTTGCCACCGATTGGTGAAGAGTGGGAAGAATCGAAAGATAAATTCTGTTTTATGTCAGATGCTTGGGTGCAATCGAAAGTACATATTTGCTATTTGACAGAACAATATCGTCAGACAAATAATGCGTTAAATGATATCTTAAATGAAATTCGCTCTGGAAATATTTCGCAAAAAACGGTTGATTTATTAGAATCTCGAATCGAATATTTTCCAGATGAAATAGATTCACAAACGCGTTTGTATACACATAATATGGATGTAGATCGAATCAACAAAGGTCAATTGATTAATATTGATTCTTCTTCCAAAATATTTGAAGCAAAAGTTGCGGGAAATCCAGCTTTGGTTGAGGTTCTTAAAAAATCTGTTTTAGCAGAAGAAATTTTAGAATTGAAGATTGGAGCAAAAGTGATGTTTGTTCGTAACAATTTCGAAGTTGGTTTTGTAAACGGAACGCTTGGAAATGTATCAGGTTATACCGAAAAAGATGAGCCAATTATCAAAACGTTAGATGGAGAATTTTATGTTGTAAAACCAGAAACTTGGGCGATAGAGGACGAAAGCGGAAAAGCGTTGGCTTCATTCACACAAGTTCCGTTGCGTTTAGCTTGGGCGATTACGATTCATAAATCACAAGGAATGACGTTAGATTCTGCGTTTATAGATTTGTCGAAAGCGTTTGAAAAAGGTCAAGGGTATGTTGCACTTTCACGTTTACGAGATCTCAATTCGTTGATGTTACATGGTCTTAATCAAACGGCTTTAGAAATTGATTCGCTTGCGATGAAGGCTGATAGACGTTTTCAGGTTTTATCGAATGAAATGGATGAGTTTTTAGACGAAAAAGAATTGCAAAATTCTTGGGCTGCTTTTATTCGATATTCTGGAGGAACGTTGGATAAAAAGCAAATCGCGAAGAACATCGAAAAGAATAAAACCAAAGAAAAAGGACAAAAGAAATCTACTTACGAAATCACACTAGAATATGTGAAAGAAGGGTTGACGTTGGAACAAATTTCAGAGAAAAGAGGGTTAACTACTTCAGCAATTGTCGATCATATTGGTAAAATCAAAGAAAGTGAACCTGATTTGGATTACTCAAAATTTAAACCTTCTGATAAAATTATTGATAAAGTTCGATTGGCTTATAGTGAAATCGAATTTGAAGAGAATAAAGTTTTAAAACCAATTTACGATTATTTTAATGGTGAAATTGGTTATGAAGACATCAAAAAAGCATTACTTTTTATTGATTAA
- a CDS encoding SPFH domain-containing protein — MDFFKKIKGEFIDIIEFLDNNQNTIVHRFERYQNEIKNNAKLVVREGQLAIFINEGQLADIFSPGTYTLNTQNLPILSTLQGWKYGFDSPFKAEVYFVSTKTFLDQRWGTKNPIILNDERFGMIEVRAFGTYTFKVSDAGKFIKEIVGTIGSFTTEQINEQLRSVIVTRFTDSIGEANLPIENYAANLNELSEAIFNYMKDDFGAYGIDVTKFLIENISMPEEIKKEIFELSRLDKIDLNKFAQLKAAKAMEAAANNPSGLAGAGVGMGAGFAMANQFTQGFAQNNNQSNQNQTPPPISSTSVSFFVANNGQQTGPFDLTTLKQMIANGQLTKDTLVWKTGMANWESAANQSELTSLFGQTPPPLPQA, encoded by the coding sequence ATGGATTTCTTCAAAAAAATAAAAGGTGAATTTATCGATATTATCGAATTTTTAGATAATAATCAAAATACGATTGTTCATCGATTTGAACGTTATCAAAACGAAATAAAAAATAATGCAAAATTGGTTGTTCGTGAAGGGCAATTGGCTATTTTTATTAATGAAGGACAATTGGCAGATATTTTTTCGCCAGGAACTTATACGCTAAACACTCAAAATCTTCCTATTTTATCGACTTTACAAGGTTGGAAATATGGTTTTGATAGTCCATTTAAAGCAGAAGTTTATTTTGTTAGTACAAAAACTTTTCTGGATCAACGTTGGGGAACTAAAAATCCTATTATTCTAAACGACGAACGTTTCGGTATGATAGAAGTTCGAGCTTTTGGAACATATACATTTAAAGTTTCGGATGCAGGAAAATTTATCAAAGAAATTGTTGGAACAATTGGTTCTTTTACAACAGAGCAAATCAATGAACAATTGCGAAGCGTGATTGTTACTCGATTTACAGATTCAATCGGCGAAGCAAATTTACCAATTGAAAATTATGCTGCAAATTTGAATGAATTATCCGAAGCAATTTTCAATTATATGAAGGATGATTTTGGAGCTTATGGAATTGATGTGACTAAATTTTTGATCGAAAATATTTCGATGCCAGAAGAAATCAAGAAAGAAATCTTCGAATTGAGTCGTTTGGATAAAATAGATTTGAACAAATTTGCTCAACTAAAAGCTGCAAAAGCAATGGAAGCAGCAGCAAATAATCCATCTGGATTAGCTGGTGCTGGCGTTGGAATGGGTGCTGGTTTTGCGATGGCAAATCAATTTACGCAAGGTTTCGCTCAAAATAATAATCAATCAAATCAAAATCAAACGCCTCCTCCTATTTCGTCAACTTCAGTTTCGTTTTTTGTTGCAAATAATGGTCAACAAACTGGTCCATTCGATTTGACAACTTTGAAACAAATGATTGCAAATGGACAACTTACAAAAGACACATTGGTTTGGAAAACTGGTATGGCAAATTGGGAAAGTGCCGCAAATCAGAGCGAATTAACTTCATTATTTGGTCAAACTCCTCCTCCATTACCTCAAGCATAA
- a CDS encoding SPFH domain-containing protein produces MNLSSSGPFIEIIEWIEQDPNLLMLKFPDQDKEIKNGAKLIVRESQATLFLNQGVFADDFSAGTFSLATENIPILSKLKGWKYGFQSPFKADVYYFSTKDFVNLKWGTPAPVLLRDPQFGPIRIKAFGSYNIKISDVRKFFSKYAGTFPILTVFELEHQLRDFIAPIFAEVLAQANISALDIAGNLTALNQKIQPLIAPHFEQFGIDVTQFTISSATLPKEVNDNIDKISSMNMIDDMNKFQQFNTSLAIGKDGNPMQQSVQDTAALGLMMQGITQQNIQQNTPQQPTQNQEESVIDKLKKLKEIYDLGLIEDTEYQSKKAELLDKL; encoded by the coding sequence ATGAATTTATCATCAAGCGGACCTTTTATCGAAATTATCGAGTGGATAGAACAAGATCCAAATCTGTTGATGCTAAAATTTCCTGATCAAGACAAGGAGATAAAAAATGGCGCGAAATTAATCGTAAGAGAAAGCCAAGCCACATTATTTCTTAATCAAGGGGTTTTTGCAGATGATTTTTCAGCGGGAACATTTTCTTTAGCAACCGAAAATATTCCTATTTTATCAAAATTAAAAGGTTGGAAATATGGTTTTCAATCACCTTTTAAAGCAGACGTCTATTATTTTTCGACGAAAGATTTTGTCAATTTAAAATGGGGAACTCCTGCTCCTGTTTTACTTCGTGATCCACAATTTGGTCCAATTCGTATCAAAGCTTTTGGAAGTTATAATATTAAAATTTCTGATGTCAGAAAATTCTTTTCAAAATATGCAGGAACTTTTCCTATCCTGACTGTTTTCGAATTAGAGCATCAATTACGTGATTTTATCGCACCTATTTTTGCCGAAGTTTTGGCTCAAGCAAATATTTCTGCGCTTGATATTGCGGGAAATTTGACTGCGCTTAATCAAAAAATACAACCGTTAATCGCTCCACATTTCGAGCAATTCGGAATCGATGTTACTCAATTTACCATTAGTTCGGCGACTTTACCAAAAGAAGTAAACGACAATATTGATAAAATAAGTAGTATGAATATGATTGATGATATGAACAAGTTTCAACAATTCAATACTTCTTTAGCGATTGGAAAAGATGGAAATCCGATGCAACAAAGTGTGCAAGATACAGCTGCGCTTGGATTGATGATGCAAGGAATTACGCAACAAAACATTCAACAGAACACACCTCAACAACCTACTCAAAATCAAGAAGAATCTGTTATAGATAAACTAAAAAAATTAAAAGAAATCTATGATTTAGGCTTGATTGAAGATACTGAATATCAGTCAAAAAAAGCTGAATTATTAGATAAATTATAA